The proteins below are encoded in one region of Flavobacterium sp. IMCC34852:
- a CDS encoding GNAT family N-acetyltransferase gives MIVIEQNSDPNFTDIIAIAQEVWPKTYGAILGQAQLDYMMDMMYSVASLQKQANEKQHHFILAKENEMSVGFASYEFDCNGTHKTKIHKIYILSTQQGKGIGRFLLDYIANEAQKHNNIALFLNVNKYNPAQHFYKKLGFDITKEEVIDIGQGYVMDDYVMEKKIN, from the coding sequence AGCGATTGCTCAAGAAGTTTGGCCTAAAACTTATGGGGCTATTTTGGGTCAAGCCCAATTAGACTATATGATGGATATGATGTACAGTGTAGCTTCGCTTCAAAAGCAAGCCAATGAAAAGCAGCATCATTTTATTTTGGCTAAGGAAAATGAGATGTCGGTTGGGTTTGCGTCTTATGAATTTGATTGTAACGGAACCCATAAAACCAAGATTCACAAAATTTATATTCTTTCCACCCAACAAGGGAAAGGGATAGGCCGGTTTTTATTGGACTACATCGCCAATGAGGCCCAAAAGCACAACAACATAGCGCTGTTTCTCAATGTCAATAAGTACAATCCGGCGCAACATTTTTATAAGAAATTGGGTTTTGATATTACTAAAGAAGAAGTAATCGATATTGGTCAAGGATATGTTATGGATGATTACGTGATGGAAAAAAAGATAAACTAA